The Agrococcus sp. ProA11 genomic sequence GCTCGAGCTCTACGACGTCGATGCCGCGGGCCTCGACCGCATCGACCGTGCCGTGCTGCACGCGATCGCGCATCGCTTCGGCGGGGGACCGGTCGGGCTCTCTACGCTCGCCGCCGCGGTCGGCGAGGAGGCCGACACCATCGAGTCGGTGGTCGAGCCGTTCCTGGTGCGGGAGGGCCTCATCGGGCGCACGCCGCGCGGCAGGGTCGCCACACCGAGCGGGATGCGCCACGTGCACGCCGACACGGCACGGGGCAACGGGGAAGCGACGCTCGACGGGGTATGATGGGGGTTTGGTCCTGTGCGCAGACGCGACGGGACGAACCACCCCCGAGAGGCCCCTTCAGACGATGCTGTTCCTGCAGACGACCGCCACCGCCCAGCAAGGGTTCACGTTCGACCCGCTCACCGCGATCATGCTGGTCGTCCTCGCGGCGATGATCTTCTTCATGTTCCGCAGCAACAAGAAGCGCAAGGCGCAGGCTGCCGAGCTGCAGGACCAGATGGTCCCCGGCGCCGAGATCATGACGAACTTCGGCCTGTTCGGCGAGCTGCGCGAGATCGACGAGGAGCGCAACGAGGCGCTCATCGAGATCGCGCCGGGCACCATCGTGCGCGTGCACCGCCAGACGCTGGCGCGCGTGGTCGAGGACGAGCCCGCGCTCGCCGACGACGCTGCAGACGCTGCCGACGACGCTGGCGAGGCCGGCGAGCCTCGCGACCGCGCCTGATCCGTGGCCAAGGCTCGAACCCGGGGCGCTCGCGCCCTCATCTGGCTGGTCGTGCTCATCGCCGGCCTGATCGGCGTCAACTTCTCGGCCGTGCAGTGGGCCGGCGGATCGTGGACGCCGCAGCTCGCCCTCGACCTCGAGGGCGGCACGCAGATCGTGCTGGAGCCCCGGCTCGCTGAGGGCGACTCCATCTCGCAGGAGCAGCTCGACCAGGCCGTGGCGATCATCCGCCAGCGCGTCGACGCATCCGGCATCTCGGAGACCGAGATCACCACGCAGGGCGGGCGCAACATCGTCGTGGCCCTGCCCGGCGAGCCCGATGCCGCGACGATGCAGCGCATCCAGGCGAGCGCCAAGATGGAGTTCCGCCCGGTACTCGCCTCCGCGCAGGCGAACGCTCCCGGCTCCACGCCGGAGCCGACGGAACCGGCCGCAGAGGAGTCGACTGAGGAGTCGACCACCGAGCCCACCGATCCGTGGGACCAGGCGTGGGTCACGCCGGAGGTCCTTGCCGATTTCGATGCACTCCAGTGCGCCGACGTCGACGCGACCGAGGTCGCCGACCCGGAGCAGCCGTTCCTCACCTGCTCGACCGACGGCACGGCGAGGTTCATCCTCGGGCCGGTCGCCGTCGACGGCTCGAGCATCGCGGACGCACAGGTCTCCGCTGCCGTCAACTCGCAGGGTCAGGCGACCGGCGGCTGGGCAGTGAACCTGGAGCTCAAGGGCGAGGGACCTGCCGACTTCGAAGCCACCACGCGTGCCATCACCGGATTGCCGGAGCCGACGAACCAGTTCGCAGTCGTGCTGGACGCGTCGGTGCTGATGCCGATCACCTCGAACGCCATCATCACCGACGGCAACGCGCAGATCACCGGCGGCTTCACGCAGGAGGGCGCGCAGTCGCTCGCCGACCAGCTGCGCTTCGGTGCGCTGCCGGTGAGCTTCCAGGTGCAGTCGAACGAGACCATCTCACCCACGCTCGGCGCGAGCCAGCTGCAGGCGGGCCTCATCGCAGGCCTCATCGGTCTGCTGCTCGTGGTCGCATACTCGGTGCTGCAGTACCGCGCGCTCGGCGTGGTGGTCGTCTTCTCGCTCCTCATCGCCGCGGTGCTGAGCTACCTCGTGGTGACCTTCCTCTCCAGCACCGAGGGCTACCGCCTGTCGCTCGCGGGCATCGCGGGTCTCGTGATCGCGATCGGCATCACCGCCGACTCGTTCATCGTGTACTTCGAGCGGATCCGAGACGAGCTTCGTGAGGGCAAGCACCTCTCGAGTGCGCTGGAGACCGGCTGGAAGCGCGCGTTCCGCACCATCCTGATCTCGGACGCGGTGAGCTTCCTCGCCGCCGTGATCCTGTTCCTCCTGTCGGTGGGCAACGTGCGCGGCTTCGCCTACACGCTCGGCATCACGACCTTCATCGACGTGGTCGTCGTCGCGCTGTTCACGCATCCGCTGCTCAGGCTGCTCTCACGCACCCGGTTCTTCTCCTCCGGCCACCGGCTCTCGGGCCTGAATCCGGACGAGCTCGGGGCCGTCTACCGGGGCCGTGCGAGGTTCCGCGAGCCCGTCGCCGCCGGCAAGGGTGGGAAGTCGGTCAAGGAGGCGCAGCGGCGCCAGACCATCGCGGAACGCAAGGCCGCAGCCGCGACGACGGGCAAGGAGTCCTGATGGCATCGCTCACCACCATCGGCAATCAGCTCTACACCGGAGAGCGCTCGATCCCGATCGTGCCGAAGCGCAAGCTGTGGTTCACGGTCGTCGCGGCCGTGCTGATCGTGCTGGCGCTCGGCACCATCGTGCGCGGAGGCTTCACCTTCGGCATCGAGTTCACCGGCGGCAGCGAGTTCCGGGTCACGGGCCTCGAGTCGGCGTCCACGGAGGGCGTGCCGGAGACGATCGACGGCATCGTGCCCGACAGCGCCGTGCGCGTCGCGACGCTCGGCACCGACACCGTGCGCGTGCAGACCGACGAGGTCACCCAGGAGCAGGCCGCGGAGATCCGCGGCGCCCTGGCCGAGCAGTACGGCGTCGAGACCGGCGACGTGGCGTTCTCGTTCATCGGCCCGTCCTGGGGCCAGGACATCTCGCGGCAGGCGCTCATCGCGCTCGTGGTGTTCCTCGCGGTCGTCTCGATGGTGCTGGCGATCTACTTCCGCACCTGGAAGATGTCGCTCGCCGCGCTCTCGTCGCTCGCCTTCGACCTGCTGGTGACCGCCGGCATCTACGGCGTCATCGGCTTCGAGGTGACGCCCGCGGCGGTGATCGGATTCCTGACGATCCTCGGCTACTCGCTGTACGACACCGTCGTGGTGTTCGACAAGGTGCGCGAGAACACCGCACCCGGCTCCAGCGGCACGATGCTCGGCCAGATCAACCTCGCCGTCAACCAGACCCTGGTGCGCTCCATCAACACCTCGATCGTCGCCTCGCTGCCGATCGCGTCGATCCTGTTCATCGGGGCGCTCGCGCTCGGCGCCGGCACGCTCCGCGACATCGCGCTGGCGCTGTTCATCGGCACGATCGTCGGCACCTGGTCGTCGATGTTCGTCGCCGCGCCTGTCTATGCTCAGCTGAGGCAGAACGACGAGATCGGTGCCGAGCAGGTCAAGGTCAAGCGCGACCAGGGGGCCGTGGTCTGAGCCGGTAGGGGAGCGACAGCATGAGCGAGGTGCAGCCCAGCGGAGGCTTCCGCACGCTGCTGCCGTTCCTGTTCTCGCGCTCGCACCGCGCGGGCGCCATCGACGAGCTCATCCGCTCGGTCAAGGCGCAGCACCCGAAGGCCGACACCGGGCTGATCCAGCGCGCCTACATCGTCGCCGAGGAGGCGCACCGCGGGCAGTACCGCAAGTCGGGCGAGCCGTACATCACCCATCCGGTCGCGGTCGCGCAGATCCTGGCCGATCTCGGCATCGGGGCGATCACGGTGGCGGCGGCGCTACTGCACGACACGGTGGAGGATACGACCTACACGCTCGAGCAGTGCCGCGCCGACTTCGGGGATGAGATCGCCATGCTGGTCGACGGCGTCACCAAGCTCGACAAGCTGAAGTACGGCCAGAGCGCGCAGGCCGAGACGGTCCGCAAGATGGTCGTGGCGATGTCGAAGGACATCCGCGTGCTCGTGATCAAGCTCGCCGACCGCCTGCACAATGCGCGCACCTGGGGCTTCGTCTCCGACGACTCCGCGCAGCGCAAGGCGCGGGAGACGATGGAGATCTACGCCCCGCTCGCGCACAGGCTCGGCATCCAGACCATCAAGGTCGAGCTCGAGGACCTCTCGTTCGCGGTGCTGCAGCCGAAGGTCTACCTCGAGATCAAGAACCTGGTGGATGCTCGCGCGCCCGAGCGCGAGCGCTACCTCGACGAGGTCGTTGCGGCGCTGAGCGAGGACATGCGGGCGGGCAAGATCCGTGGCCGCATCGCAGGCAGGCCGAAGCAGTACTACTCGATCTACACGAAGATGCAGGTGCGCGGCCACGACTTCGCCGACATCTACGACCTCGTCGGCGTGCGCGTGATCGTCGCGTCGGTGCGCGACTGCTACGCGGTGCTGGGCGCGATCCATGCGCGCTGGCAGCCGATGCCCGGCAGGCTCAAGGACTACATCGCCACGCCGAAGTTCAACCTGTACCAGTCCTTGCACACGACCGTGATCGGTCCTCGCGGGCACCACGTCGAGGTGCAGATCCGCACCGAGGAGATGCATCGTCGCGCCGAGTTCGGCGTCGCGGCGCACTGGAAGTACAAGCAGGGCACCGCGGGCGGCGGCGAGGTGTCGTCGACCGACATGGCGTGGCTCCAGCACATCAACGACTGGCAGGAGGAGACGACCGACCCGGGCGAGTTCCTCGACTCGCTGCGGTTCGAGATCGGCGCGAAGGAGCTCTACGTCTTCACGCCGAAGGGCAAGGTCATCGGGCTGCCCGCGGGCGCCACCCCGATCGACTTCGCCTACGCCGTGCACACCGAGGTCGGGCACCGCACGATGGGCGGCAAGGTCAACGGCAGGCTCGTGCCGCTCGACACCAAGCTCACCACCGGCGACATCGTCGAGGTGCTGACGTCGAAGAACCCGGATGCCGGCCCCAGCCAGGATTGGCTGTCGTTCGTCACCTCTGCCCGCGCACGCAGCAAGATCCGCCAGTGGTTCCAGCGCGAGCGGCGCGACGAGGCCGTCGAGGTCGGCAAGGAGGCGATCGCGAAGGCGATGCGCCGCCACGACCTGCCGCTGCAGAAGCTGATGGGGCGGGATGCCTTCGCGCAGGTCGCCGCGCAGCTCAAGTACGACGACGTCACCAGCCTCTACGCGGCGGTGGGCGAGGGCCACGTCTCGACGCAGTCGGTGCTCGAGAAGGTCGTCGCCTACATCCGTGCCGAGGAGGGCTCCACCGACGACGAGCCCGCGCGCGTCCTCGCGCCCACGCGTGCGCCGCGCCCGCCGTCGAGCACCTCCGGCGTGCTCGTGCGCGGCGCCGACGACATCCTGGTGAAGCTCTCGAAGTGCTGCACGCCGGTGCCCGGCGACGACATCGTCGGCTTCGTCACCCGCGGTCAGGGCGTCAGCGTCCATCAGCGCAGCTGCCCGAACGTGCAGGGCCTGCTCGCCGAGCCGGAGCGCATGATCGAGGTCGAGTGGGGCACGGGGTCGCAGGGCCTGTTCCTGGTCAACATCCAGGTCGAGGCGCTCGACCGAGCCGCGCTGCTGAGCGACATCACGCGCGTGCTGAGCGAGCACCACGTCAACATCCTGTCGGCGAGCGTCACCACCGGCACCGACCGCCTCGCGATCAGCCGCTTCTCGTTCGAGATGGGCGATGTCACGCACCTGGACAGCGTGCTGAACGCCGTGCGACGCATCGAAGGCGTCTACGACGTCTACCGCATCACCACCGGCTGACGCAGCACGGCCGGTCCGGCGGGGTGAACCCCCGCGAACCGGCCGTGCCTGCCTCCTCGCCGCGAAGGCGCGGTGGATCAGCCTGCGGCGGCGACGACCTGCAGCCAGGAGCGCTTGGTCTCCAGCTCGGTCTCGATCTCCGACTTGCGCTTCGCGTCGGTGGTCGCGGCGAGCTCGGCCTCGAGCTTCTCGATGGCCTCCTCGAGCTGCCCGGCGACGCCCTCCGAGCGCGCCTTGCGCTCGGGGTTGTTGCTCTTCCAGTGCTGCTCGTCGAGCTCGCGCACGTGCGTCTCGATCTTGCGCATCCGGTCCTCGACGTCGCGCAGCGACGCACGCGGCACGCGTCCGATCTCGTCCCAGCGCTGCTGGATGCGGATCAGGGCGTCGCGCGCGGCGGTGCGGTCCCGCATCTCCAGGATGGGTGCTGCCTCGTCGAGCAGCGCCTGCTTCTTCACGAGGTTCTCGGCGAACTCCTCGTCGTCGACGGCAGCCTGCTCGGCCTTCGCCTGGAACAGCACGTCGCCGGCGTCCTTGAACTGCGCCCAGAGCGCGTCATCGACCTTGCGACCCGCGCGTCCGGCTGCCTTCCACTGGTCGAGCAGCGTGCGATAGGCCGGGATGCCGTCGACGCCCTTGGGCGCGAGCGCCTGCGCCTGCTCGACGAGCGCCTGCTTGCGGGCGCGCACATCCTTGTTGGAGGCGTCGAGCTCGGCGAAGAACTTGCGGCGAGCGGTCTCGAGCGTGCTGCGCGCATCGCGAAAGCGCTTCCAGAGCGCGTCCGCCTGCTGCTTCGGCACGCGGGGGCCGTCCTTCTGCAGGCGCTGCCAGTCGGCGAAGAGCACGTCGACCTTCTGCATCATCTGCTTCCACTGCACGTCGGAGAGGTCGCCGGCGGCCAGCCGCTCGATCGACTCGACGACGACCGTGCGCTCGGCGACCGCGGCCTCCACCTCGGCCTTGCTCGCGGCCTGCTGCTGCTGCTCGAGCTCACCCAGCTCGCCGCGGAGGGCGTCGAGGCGACCGAGCAGCGAGGCGATGTCGCCGACGGCATTCGCACTGCGCACGTTCTTGTGCAGGTGGCTCGCGGCCTTGGCGACGTCCTTGGCGTTCGCGCCGCCGCGCACCCGCTGCTCGAGCAGGCGCACCTGGCCCTCGAGGTCGGCGAACTTGCGCTCGAAGTAGGCGAGCGCCTCCTCGGGGGTCGCGTCGGGGAACTGACCGACCACGCGCCAGTCGTCGCCGTCCTGCACGGCCACGGTGCCGGCGGCATCGACGCGGCCAACGCCGCGCTCGATCACGTGCTCGCCCATCGTGGGGCCGCTCGGCGCCGCGGCGGCGTCAGCCTCAGCTGCGGGCGTCTCGTCCGGGCTCGCCTCGTCTGCTGCCGGGGTCTCGTCCGGGCTCGCCTCATCTGCTGCGGGCTGCGCGTCGTCTGCTGCGGGCTGTGCGTCGTCGCTGGCCTCGGCGGCGCCGGGCGCGACATCCTCGACGACGTCGGGCGCGACATCCTCAGTGGCGCTGTGCTGCGCGTCGGGGTCGGTGGGCTGGATGGGCTCAGGCATGACGGAGTCTCTCGTACGAGGGAACGGGCAGGACGAGCGTACCGCGACCAAGCCGCCGCAGGGGCCACGCACGGCCCCCGCAGCACCGTCCTACTGCAGGACGAAGTCGTCGATCGTCACGGGCTCGGTCGGCGCACCGTCGGGCGCGTCATCCACGGTGCCCTTGGCGATGACCTGCTCCTGCAGCTGGTCGAGCCCGGAGGTCACCTGACCGATCACCGAGTAGCCGCCGGCGGCGTCCGCGGGGATCGTGGTGTCGCCGTAGACGAGGAAGAACTGGTGGCCGTTGGAGTCGGCGTCGCCGCCGGCGCGAGCCATCGCGATCGTGCCCTCGGGGTACACGTCGTCGGCGGGCGCGTTCTCGATCGGGCCGTACTGGTACGACGGGTCGCCGGCTCCCGTGCCGTCGACGGAGCCGCACTGCAGCACGCTGAAGCCCTCGCTGGTCGTGAGGCGGTGGCAGGTCTTGCCGTCGTAGTAGTCGACGAGCGTGTCGTTGAGCACGGCCGCGACCGCCTGCGGCGCGGCTGCACCGTCGAGCTCGACGCCGAGCTCCACGCCGTTGATCGTCAGCGTGCCCGTCCACGTGCGATCCTCGGCGAGCGAGGGATCGGGCACGGTGGACTCGGTGTCGTCGGGAGCTGCCGACTCGCTCGCGGTCGGCGCCGCGGTCGCGGCGGGGTCGACAGGATCGGCTGCGGGCTGCACGAGCGCGATGATCCCGATGCCGCCGAGCAGCACGACGCCGGCGAGCAGCGCTCCGATGATCGAATCGCGCGTCTGGCGACGCTTCCTGCGCTCGTGCACCGTCTGCCGTGCGCGATAGTCGCGCACGCGGCGCTCCTGCTCCTGCTTCGTGACCACACGTACTCCTCGTAGGACCTGCCGCACTGCCTCAGGGACGTCCCAGGTGCGACCGTCGATCAGGCTACCGGCTCGGCTGAGCACCGCCGTCTGCGACCGACCGCGTCAGCGGCCGCACCTAGCATGGAGGTATGGCCAGGGGGACGACAGCGCCGCTCGCGGTGCGCATGCGCCCGACGGGCCTCGACGAGGTCGTCGGCCAACGGCACCTGCTCGGTCCCGGCTCGCCGCTGCGACGGCTCGCCGCGCCCGGTGAGGGAGCGAGCGGTCAGAGCGTGATCCTCTGGGGGCCGCCCGGCACCGGCAAGACGACGCTCGCGCAGTCGATCGCCCACACCTCCGACCGCAGGTTCGTCGAGCTGAGCGCTGTCACCGCCGGCGTGAAGGACGTGCGCCAGGTGATGGAGGACTCGCTCAACCAGCGCGACCTCTTCGGCCAGTCGACCGTGCTCTTCCTCGACGAGATCCACCGCTTCTCCAAGGCACAGCAGGATGCGCTGCTGCCGGGCGTCGAGCAGGGGTGGGTCACGCTCATCGCCGCGACCACGGAGAACCCGTCGTTCAGCGTCGTCAGCCCGCTGCTGTCCCGCTCGCTGCTGCTCACCCTGGAGCCGCTCGAGGATCACGACATCGCCTCGCTCGTCGACCGCGCGATCGCCGACCCGCGAGGCTTCGGCGCAGCGATCGTGCTCGACGACGACGCGAAGGCGCAGCTCATCCGGCTCTCGTCCGGCGATGCGCGGCGTGCGCTCACCGCACTCGAAGCCGCGGGGGCGCATGCGCTGCAAGCGGCGGAGGCTGCGGGGGAGTCGGACGGACCGGCGACCGTCACCGCCGAGGCGCTGGCGAGCGCCGTCGACCGAGCGCTGCTGCGCTACGACCGGCAGGGCGACGAGCACTACGACGTGATCTCGGCCTTCATCAAGTCGGTGCGCGGCTCCGATCCGGATGCCGCGCTGCACTACTTGGCGCGCATGATCGAGGCCGGAGAGGATCCGCGCTTCATCGCCAGGCGCATCATCGTGCTCGCGAGCGAGGACATCGGCATGGCTGATCCGCAGGGACTCGTGATCGCGACCGCCGCCGCCACCGCGGTGCAGATGATCGGCATGCCGGAAGGTCGCATCCCCCTGGCCGAGGCCACCGTCTATCTCGCCACCGCGCCGAAGTCGAACCGCGCCTACCTGGGCATCGACGCGGCGATCGCCGACGTGCGCGCGGGGGACTTCGGCCGCGTGCCCAAGCATCTGCGCGACGGGCACTACCCGGGCGCGAAGCGCCTCGGGCACGGTAAGGGCTACCGATACGCCCACGACGCGCCGCACGGCGTCGCCGCGCAGCAGTACCTCCCCGATCCGCTCATCGGCCGGCGCTACTACGATGCCGGTCAGCACGGCTTCGAGCGCGAGCTCGCCGCGAGGCTGGAGCGCATCCGCGCGATCCTCGGCGGCGACCGCTGATCTGGTAGGCTCTTCCACGGCCTTGCAGGCACTGCCCTGCTGTTTCTGGCCCGCAACCCTCCTTACGTCGCGGCATTCCGCCGTGACAGCCGCTCGCGCGGCAGCGAATCAGCGAAGGAAGTCATGTCCACGAAGTCCCGTTCCCGTTCGAAGGTGCGCCTGTCGCGCGCCCTCGGCGTCGCCCTCACCCCGAAGGCGGCCCGTTACCTCGAGAAGCGTCCCTATGGCCCCGGCCAGCACGGCCGCACCAAGCGCAAGGCCGACAGCGACTACGCCGTCCGTCTGCGCGAGAAGCAGCGTCTGCGGGCCCAGTACGGGCTCCGCGAGGCGCAGCTGCGCATCGTCTTCAACGAGGCTCGCCGCCAGCGCGGCCTGACCGGTGAGAACCTGGTCGAGCTGCTCGAGATGCGTCTCGACGCGCTCGTGCTGCGCGCCGGCTTCGCCCGCACCACCTCGCAGGCTCGCCAGCTCGTGGTGCACCGCCACATCATGGTCGACGGCCAGCGCGTCGACCGCCCGTCCTTCCGCGTGAAGGAGGGTCAGACGATCCACGTGCACGAGCGCAGCGAGGGCATGGAGCCCTTCCAGGTCGCAGCAGCCGGCGGTCACGCCCAGGTGCTGCCTCCGGTGCCGCCGTACCTCGACGTGCAGCTCGACCGCCTGCAGGCGCGCCTCGTGCGTCGCCCGAAGCGCGCCGAGGTGCCGGTCGTCGCCGACGTGCAGCTCGTCGTCGAGTACTACGCCGCTCGCTGATCCCGCGATCGAGGAGAGGGGTCGCCCAGGTGGCGGCCCCTCTTCGTCGTTACACTTGGGCTTCGCCCCGTTGCCGATCCGGTTCGGGGCAAGCGACACACGAGGGGAACCCGCTGTGAAGAAAGTCCTGCTCCTGGCCGTCGGCGTCGTGATCGGCGTCCTTGCCGCTCGTCGCATCGAGGAGACCGAGAAGGGCAAGGCGTTCCTCGATGGCGTCGACGACCGCTCCCGTGAGTTCACCGATGCCGTCAAGGATGGCTACCAGTCTCGCGACCGCGAGCTGCGAGGCGAGTGACACCACCCGATTCGAACCCGGGCGCGACGCGCCCGGGTTCGTCAGGCCCCGATGGGGCTGGAAAGACCTGAGCGAATGCAGACCGCAGAGATCCACCGCCGCTTCCTGGCCCACTTCGAGCGGCGCGATCACACGATCCTCCCCTCCGCCTCGCTGGTGAGCGACGACCCGGCGATCATGTTCACGATCGCCGGCATGGTGCCGTTCATCCCGTACCTCTCGGGAAGCGTGCCCGCACCGTGGCCCCGGGTGGCGGACGTGCAGAAGTGCATTCGCACCAACGACATCGAAGAGGTCGGCCGCACGCCCAGGCACGGCACGTTCTTCCAGATGGCGGGCAACTGGTCGTTCGGCGACTACTTCAAGCGCGAGGCGATCGACTACGCCTGGCAGTTGCTGACGAACTCCGAGGCCGACGGCGGCTACGGCTTCGACCCGAAGAAGCTGTGGGCGACGGTCTACCTCACCGATGACGAGGCCGAGCGGCTGTGGCTCGAGGTCACCGACATCGATGCCGAGCGCATCCAGCGACTGGGCCTCGAGGACAACTACTGGATGACCGGGCAGCCGGGCCCGGCCGGACCCGACTCCGAGATCTTCTACGACCTGGGGCCCGAGTACGGGCCCGACGGCGGCCCCGCGACCGGATCGGACCGCTACGTCGAGATCTGGAACCTCGTCTTCATGCAGGACGAGATCGCCGACGTGCGCTCGAAGACCGAGTTCACGATCGTGCGCGAGCTGCCGAAGAAGAACATCGACACCGGCATGGGCCTCGAGCGGATCGCCTTCTTGAAGCAGGGCGTGCAGAACATGTACGAGATCGACCAGGTGCGCCCGGTCCTCGATCTCGCGAGCGAGCTCTCCGGCCGCCGCTACGGCGCCGACCACGAGGACGACGTGCGGATGCGCGTGGTCGCCGACCATGTGCGCTCCTCGCTCATGCTCATGGGCGACGGCGTCACGCCGGGCAACGACGGGCGCGGCTACATCCTGCGCCGCCTCATGCGCCGCTCGGTGCGAGCGATGCGCCTGCTGGGCGTGCACGAGGCGACCTTCCCCACGCTCTTCCGCGCCAGCTACGACGCGATGTCGCTGGCGTACCCGGATCTGCAGGAGACCTTCCCGCGCATCGAGCGCATGGCGATCGCCGAGGAGGAGACGTTCCTGAAGACGCTCGAGTCCGGCTCGACCGTGCTCGACCTCGCCATGCAGGACGTGCGCGCGTCCTCCGGGCAGGTGGTGCCCGGCAAGACCGCGTTCCTGCTGCATGACACCTACGGCTTCCCCATCGACCTGACGATGGAGATCGCCGAGGAGGCTGGCCTCGAGGTCGACCGCTCGACGTTCGAAACGCTCATGAGCGAGCAGCGCACGCGCGCCAAGGCCGACGCCAAGGCCCGCCGCCGCCAGCTCGCCGACCTCTCGGTCTACTCCGAGCTGCGTGGCAAGGGCGAGACGGCCTTCCTCGGCTACGACGAGCTGGAGGCCGACGGCGAGGTCATCGGCATCATCGCCGACGGCGCGACCGTGCCCGCCGCATCCGTCGACCAGGAGGTCGAGGTCATCCTCACCGCCACGCCGCTGTATGCGGAGGCGGGCGGTCAGGACAGCGACCAGGGCCGCCTGATCGGCAACGGCTTCGAGGCGGAGGTGCTCGACGTGCAGCGCCCGGTGCAGGGCCTCATCAGCCACACGGTGCGGATCACGAGCGGCGAGATGGTCGTCGGCGACATCGCTCGCGCCGTCGTCGACCCGCGCTACCGGCGCGGCGCCAACACGGCGCACTCGGCCACGCACCTCGTGCACGCGGCCCTGCGCCAGCTGCTCGGCCCCGATGCCGTGCAGGCCGGCTCCTACAACAAGGCCGGCTACATGCGGCTCGACTTCTCCTGGACCAGCCCGCTCTCGAGCGACATGCGGCAGGAGCTCGAGGGCATCGCCAACAGCGCGATCCGCGACGACCTGCCGGTGGAGACCCGCGTCATGCCGCTCGACGAGGCGAAGGCCCTCGGCGCGATGTCGCTGTTCGGCGAGAAGTACGGCTCCACGGTGCGCATGGTCGACATCGGCGGCCCCTGGTCGCGCGAGCTGTGCGGCGGCACGCACGTCGGCTCGTCGAGCCAGGTCGGGCTCATCTCCATCACGAGCGAGTCGAGCGTCGGCTCGGGTGCGCGCCGCGTCGAGGCGGCGGTGGGCGCGGATGCCTTCGAGCAGCTGGTCGCCGAGCGCACGCTCGTCAGCGAGCTGACCTCGATGCTGAAGACCCCCAAAGAGCAGCTCCCCGGCCGCATCCAGGAGATCGTCGCGTCGCTCAAGACGGCCGAGAAGCGCATCGCCGACTTCGAGTCGAAGCAGCTCGCGGGCCGCGCCAAGCCGATCGCCGACGCGGCCGAGCGGCTGGGCTCCGTGCGCCTTGCCAGCGTCGACCTCGGCGGAGTCGGGTCGCAGGACGACCTGCGCTCGCTCGCCACGCAGGTGCGCGAGCGGCTCGGTGCCGAGGCAGCAGTCGTCGCCATCGGCGGCGCCGTCGACGGTCGCCCCGCGATCGTGGTCGCCACGAACCAGGCGGCCAGGGACGCGGGCGTCGCAGCCGGTCCGCTGGCGAAGGCCGCGGCGACGGTGCTCGGCGGCGGCGGCGGCGGCAAGCCTGACATGGCGCAGGGCGGCGGACAGGACGCGGAGGCGATGCCCGCCGCACTCGTGGCCGTGCGCGACGGAGTGAGCCGCTGACCGCGGCAGGCGCGATGCGACGCGGCGTGCGGATCGGGGTCGACGTGGGCAGGGCCCGCGTGGGCGTCGCCCGCTGCGACGTGGACGGGCTGCTCGCGACGCCGGTGGAGACGATCCAGCGCGCCACGGTCGAGCCGGTCGCGCGGCTGCGCGAGATCGCGGCGGAGCTGGGTGCCATCGAGGCGGTGGTCGGTCTGCCGATCTCGCTCTCCGGCGGCGATACGCCGAGCACGCAGGACGCGCGGGAGATGGCCGCGATGCTGGCGGCCGCGATGCCGGTGCGGCTCGTCGACGAGCG encodes the following:
- a CDS encoding preprotein translocase subunit YajC — encoded protein: MLFLQTTATAQQGFTFDPLTAIMLVVLAAMIFFMFRSNKKRKAQAAELQDQMVPGAEIMTNFGLFGELREIDEERNEALIEIAPGTIVRVHRQTLARVVEDEPALADDAADAADDAGEAGEPRDRA
- the secD gene encoding protein translocase subunit SecD, whose translation is MAKARTRGARALIWLVVLIAGLIGVNFSAVQWAGGSWTPQLALDLEGGTQIVLEPRLAEGDSISQEQLDQAVAIIRQRVDASGISETEITTQGGRNIVVALPGEPDAATMQRIQASAKMEFRPVLASAQANAPGSTPEPTEPAAEESTEESTTEPTDPWDQAWVTPEVLADFDALQCADVDATEVADPEQPFLTCSTDGTARFILGPVAVDGSSIADAQVSAAVNSQGQATGGWAVNLELKGEGPADFEATTRAITGLPEPTNQFAVVLDASVLMPITSNAIITDGNAQITGGFTQEGAQSLADQLRFGALPVSFQVQSNETISPTLGASQLQAGLIAGLIGLLLVVAYSVLQYRALGVVVVFSLLIAAVLSYLVVTFLSSTEGYRLSLAGIAGLVIAIGITADSFIVYFERIRDELREGKHLSSALETGWKRAFRTILISDAVSFLAAVILFLLSVGNVRGFAYTLGITTFIDVVVVALFTHPLLRLLSRTRFFSSGHRLSGLNPDELGAVYRGRARFREPVAAGKGGKSVKEAQRRQTIAERKAAAATTGKES
- the secF gene encoding protein translocase subunit SecF; translation: MASLTTIGNQLYTGERSIPIVPKRKLWFTVVAAVLIVLALGTIVRGGFTFGIEFTGGSEFRVTGLESASTEGVPETIDGIVPDSAVRVATLGTDTVRVQTDEVTQEQAAEIRGALAEQYGVETGDVAFSFIGPSWGQDISRQALIALVVFLAVVSMVLAIYFRTWKMSLAALSSLAFDLLVTAGIYGVIGFEVTPAAVIGFLTILGYSLYDTVVVFDKVRENTAPGSSGTMLGQINLAVNQTLVRSINTSIVASLPIASILFIGALALGAGTLRDIALALFIGTIVGTWSSMFVAAPVYAQLRQNDEIGAEQVKVKRDQGAVV
- a CDS encoding bifunctional (p)ppGpp synthetase/guanosine-3',5'-bis(diphosphate) 3'-pyrophosphohydrolase; protein product: MSEVQPSGGFRTLLPFLFSRSHRAGAIDELIRSVKAQHPKADTGLIQRAYIVAEEAHRGQYRKSGEPYITHPVAVAQILADLGIGAITVAAALLHDTVEDTTYTLEQCRADFGDEIAMLVDGVTKLDKLKYGQSAQAETVRKMVVAMSKDIRVLVIKLADRLHNARTWGFVSDDSAQRKARETMEIYAPLAHRLGIQTIKVELEDLSFAVLQPKVYLEIKNLVDARAPERERYLDEVVAALSEDMRAGKIRGRIAGRPKQYYSIYTKMQVRGHDFADIYDLVGVRVIVASVRDCYAVLGAIHARWQPMPGRLKDYIATPKFNLYQSLHTTVIGPRGHHVEVQIRTEEMHRRAEFGVAAHWKYKQGTAGGGEVSSTDMAWLQHINDWQEETTDPGEFLDSLRFEIGAKELYVFTPKGKVIGLPAGATPIDFAYAVHTEVGHRTMGGKVNGRLVPLDTKLTTGDIVEVLTSKNPDAGPSQDWLSFVTSARARSKIRQWFQRERRDEAVEVGKEAIAKAMRRHDLPLQKLMGRDAFAQVAAQLKYDDVTSLYAAVGEGHVSTQSVLEKVVAYIRAEEGSTDDEPARVLAPTRAPRPPSSTSGVLVRGADDILVKLSKCCTPVPGDDIVGFVTRGQGVSVHQRSCPNVQGLLAEPERMIEVEWGTGSQGLFLVNIQVEALDRAALLSDITRVLSEHHVNILSASVTTGTDRLAISRFSFEMGDVTHLDSVLNAVRRIEGVYDVYRITTG